From the genome of Gemmatimonadota bacterium:
CCGTAGACGTCGCCCAGCGTCTCCTCGGTGAGGATGCTGTCCACCGCACCAACGCGAAACTGTCCGCGCACCACGAGCGCGATCCGCTCCACGTAGTTGGCCACTTCGTTGAGCGCGTGGCTCACCATGAGCACGGTGAGCCCGTCGCGCTCGTGCAGGTCGCGCACCAGGCCGAGGATCTGCGTGGTCGAGACGAGGTCCATCCCGCTGGTCGGCTCGTCCAGCACGAGGACATTCGGGTCGCCGACCAGCGCGCGCGCGATGAGCGTGCGCTGCTTCTGCCCGCCGGAGAGCGCCGTCAGTCGCCGCTCGGCCAGGTCGGTGATCCCCACCTGTTCGAGCGCGCGATAGGCGAGTGCATGGTCCGAGGCTCCCGGCCGTCGCCCCAACCCGATGCGGTCGTACCGCCCCATCAGGACGACATCGAGGACGCGCAGCGGGAAGTGGGCGCTCACCTGGTCGCGCTGCGGCACGTAGCCGAAGCGGAGACCGGTCGCCCGACGGATTGTCCCCGCCAACGGGGCCAGCGTCCCGAGCAGCGCTCGCAGCACCGTCGTCTTCCCCGCGCCATTCGGCCCCACCAGTCCCAGGAAATCGCCTTCGGTAAGCGTGAAATCGAGCCCGGAGAGCACGGCCTTGCCGCCGTAGCCTAACGAAACGCCCTCGAAGGTGACGAGGGCGCTCATCGCACGGCCGCCGCGAGCTGCTGGATGTTGTGGC
Proteins encoded in this window:
- a CDS encoding metal ABC transporter ATP-binding protein, which translates into the protein MSALVTFEGVSLGYGGKAVLSGLDFTLTEGDFLGLVGPNGAGKTTVLRALLGTLAPLAGTIRRATGLRFGYVPQRDQVSAHFPLRVLDVVLMGRYDRIGLGRRPGASDHALAYRALEQVGITDLAERRLTALSGGQKQRTLIARALVGDPNVLVLDEPTSGMDLVSTTQILGLVRDLHERDGLTVLMVSHALNEVANYVERIALVVRGQFRVGAVDSILTEETLGDVYG